From the Photobacterium sp. GJ3 genome, one window contains:
- the fghA gene encoding S-formylglutathione hydrolase: MTSESQNLQHVSQNKTFGGWLKQYTHASETLNCTMRFSIFLPSVATAEHPVPAVYWLSGLTCTDENFSQKSGAFRVAESLGIALIMPDTSPRGDEVADDDSYDLGQGAGFYLNATQPPWNTHYRMYDYVVQELPGLIESHFPVSDVKSIAGHSMGGHGALTIGLKHPELYRAISAFSPITHPMMCPWGQKAFAAYLGNDKETWRQYDACELLKQGKAALPMLVDQGDADNFLNEQLKPELLQAAAKQHDSPLELRMQSGYDHSYYFIASFIDDHLRFHARYLFAES; encoded by the coding sequence ATGACTTCTGAATCCCAAAATCTGCAGCATGTCAGCCAGAACAAAACCTTTGGTGGCTGGCTGAAACAATATACGCATGCGTCAGAAACGCTGAACTGCACCATGCGATTTTCCATTTTCCTGCCTTCCGTGGCCACAGCGGAGCATCCGGTGCCTGCGGTGTACTGGCTGTCGGGCCTGACCTGTACAGATGAAAATTTCTCCCAAAAATCCGGTGCTTTTCGTGTGGCTGAGTCGCTGGGGATCGCCCTGATCATGCCGGACACCAGCCCGCGTGGCGATGAGGTGGCCGATGACGACAGTTACGATCTGGGGCAGGGCGCAGGCTTTTATCTGAACGCGACCCAGCCGCCCTGGAACACGCATTACCGAATGTATGATTACGTGGTTCAGGAACTGCCTGGCCTCATTGAATCGCATTTCCCGGTGTCTGATGTGAAGTCGATTGCCGGGCACAGTATGGGCGGACATGGCGCCCTGACGATTGGGCTGAAACACCCGGAATTGTATCGTGCCATTTCTGCGTTCAGCCCGATTACGCATCCGATGATGTGCCCGTGGGGACAAAAAGCCTTTGCGGCCTATCTGGGGAATGATAAAGAGACATGGCGCCAGTACGATGCCTGCGAATTGCTGAAGCAGGGCAAAGCTGCACTGCCAATGCTGGTGGATCAGGGCGACGCCGATAACTTCCTGAATGAGCAACTCAAACCTGAGCTGTTACAGGCCGCCGCCAAACAGCATGATTCGCCGCTCGAACTGCGCATGCAATCCG
- a CDS encoding S-(hydroxymethyl)glutathione dehydrogenase/class III alcohol dehydrogenase encodes MTLALKPGQTSIKSKAAVAWAAGEPLKMEEVDVQLPKAGEVLVRIVATGVCHTDAFTLSGDDPEGIFPAILGHEGGGIVEMVGEGVTSVAVGDHVIPLYTAECGECKFCTSGKTNLCQAVRETQGKGLMPDGTTRFSINGEPIYHYMGCSTFSEYTVLPEISLAKVNEAAPLEEVCLLGCGVTTGMGAVLNTAKVQAGDTVAIFGLGGIGLSAIIGARMAGASRIIGVDINESKFALAQQLGATDVINPQHFDKPIQEVIVEMTDGGVDFSFECIGNVNVMRQALECCHKGWGESVIIGVAGAGQEISTRPFQLVTGRVWRGSAFGGVKGRSQLPGIVEQYLAGEFGLQEFITHTMGLDEINEAFELMHEGKSIRSVVHMDK; translated from the coding sequence ATGACGCTGGCACTGAAACCCGGTCAAACCTCAATCAAATCGAAAGCGGCTGTCGCCTGGGCTGCGGGTGAACCGCTGAAAATGGAAGAAGTCGACGTTCAATTGCCGAAAGCCGGTGAAGTCCTGGTTCGTATTGTGGCGACGGGTGTTTGCCACACGGATGCCTTTACGTTATCAGGCGATGATCCGGAAGGGATTTTCCCGGCGATTTTGGGCCACGAAGGCGGTGGTATTGTTGAAATGGTTGGTGAAGGCGTGACCAGCGTGGCGGTGGGTGATCATGTGATCCCGCTTTACACTGCTGAGTGCGGTGAGTGTAAATTCTGCACCTCGGGCAAAACCAACCTGTGTCAGGCCGTGCGTGAAACGCAGGGCAAAGGTCTGATGCCGGACGGTACGACGCGCTTCTCGATCAATGGGGAGCCGATTTATCACTATATGGGCTGCTCCACGTTCTCGGAATACACCGTGCTGCCAGAAATTTCTCTGGCGAAGGTGAACGAAGCAGCACCGCTGGAAGAAGTCTGCCTGCTGGGTTGTGGCGTCACAACAGGTATGGGGGCTGTACTGAATACAGCGAAAGTCCAAGCGGGTGATACGGTCGCGATTTTTGGTCTGGGTGGTATTGGCTTATCGGCCATTATCGGTGCGCGCATGGCAGGTGCCAGCCGTATCATTGGGGTTGATATCAATGAAAGCAAGTTTGCACTGGCACAACAACTGGGTGCGACGGATGTCATCAACCCGCAGCATTTTGACAAGCCGATTCAGGAAGTGATTGTCGAAATGACAGACGGCGGTGTGGATTTCTCGTTTGAGTGTATCGGCAACGTGAATGTGATGCGTCAGGCGCTGGAATGCTGCCATAAGGGCTGGGGCGAGTCGGTGATCATCGGTGTGGCCGGTGCCGGGCAGGAAATTTCGACGCGTCCGTTCCAGCTGGTCACTGGCCGGGTTTGGCGTGGTTCTGCCTTTGGTGGGGTGAAAGGCCGCTCTCAGTTACCGGGCATTGTTGAACAGTATCTGGCGGGTGAATTTGGTCTGCAGGAGTTTATTACGCATACCATGGGTCTGGATGAAATCAACGAAGCGTTTGAGCTGATGCATGAAGGCAAGAGCATTCGAAGCGTCGTCCATATGGATAAGTAA
- a CDS encoding LysR family transcriptional regulator — MANWEGVSEFVAVAESSSFTLAAKKLSTSVAQVSRRVAALEDRLAVKLLNRTTRKVTLTEAGMLYFQQCKHLVDGLEQAELAVTQMQTTPKGLVRVTAPVTYGEMHLAPLINQFLEQYPQVDVELVLTNQKLDLIESGVDLAIRLGRLEDSTLLARRLSTRQSYVCASRSYLAQYGEPHTLSELSKHQCLVGSVDVWRFKDQQQSRSVRISGRLKCNSGFALRDAAKRGLGLIQLPDYYIQQDLESGELIEVLAQYRDDKEGIWALFPSSVRLSPKVRLLVDFLVESLAVGLSENNLSQR; from the coding sequence ATGGCAAACTGGGAAGGCGTCAGTGAATTCGTCGCCGTAGCAGAATCGAGCAGCTTCACACTGGCCGCCAAAAAACTGTCCACCTCGGTGGCTCAGGTCAGCCGCCGCGTCGCAGCGCTGGAAGACAGGCTCGCCGTCAAACTGCTCAACCGCACCACACGTAAAGTCACACTGACGGAAGCCGGAATGCTGTATTTCCAGCAATGCAAACATCTGGTGGACGGACTCGAACAGGCGGAACTCGCCGTCACGCAGATGCAAACCACCCCAAAAGGACTGGTGCGCGTGACCGCCCCCGTCACATACGGCGAGATGCACCTTGCGCCCCTGATCAATCAGTTTTTAGAACAATACCCGCAGGTCGACGTCGAGCTGGTGCTGACCAACCAGAAACTCGATCTCATTGAATCCGGCGTTGATCTGGCCATACGCTTAGGCCGGCTGGAAGATTCCACCCTGCTGGCCCGCAGGCTGTCGACCCGGCAATCTTATGTCTGTGCCAGCCGGTCTTATCTCGCGCAATATGGCGAACCGCACACTTTGTCTGAACTGAGTAAACATCAATGCCTGGTCGGCTCCGTGGATGTCTGGCGGTTCAAAGACCAACAGCAGAGCCGATCCGTTCGTATTTCAGGCCGGCTCAAATGCAACAGTGGTTTTGCCCTGCGTGATGCCGCCAAACGGGGACTGGGCCTCATCCAACTGCCCGATTATTACATTCAGCAGGATCTGGAATCCGGCGAGCTGATAGAAGTGCTGGCCCAGTACCGCGATGATAAAGAAGGGATCTGGGCGTTATTTCCATCCAGTGTCCGGCTGTCTCCGAAAGTAAGGCTGCTGGTGGATTTTTTAGTGGAAAGCTTGGCGGTGGGTTTAAGTGAAAACAACCTTTCACAACGCTGA
- a CDS encoding XRE family transcriptional regulator, whose translation MEISEVSVKRLLNHAQPLSMQRLIRIGRLLNFPLSKLLEEAEKNIYTIPVFTTAQDQAFFDCPPLFTFWSELTEHRTVSEIAERYGLNEPSIHLYLRKLESIQLIEIKANRTCQLLVPSHTSFEKGARFPIFFTRTVLNRLQERVIDLPAEDNQAFLMTLKAELTHEEFLEVMHKLDDWMFNKLRESQDVRAREGLKVAPYTFGFMAAQGAFHDKLPDIPNLTDAVQ comes from the coding sequence TTGGAAATTTCTGAAGTGAGTGTGAAGCGACTGCTGAATCACGCACAGCCCCTGTCAATGCAGCGACTGATTCGTATCGGTCGTTTGCTGAATTTCCCACTGTCGAAGTTGCTTGAAGAAGCAGAAAAAAATATCTACACCATTCCGGTTTTCACGACAGCGCAGGATCAGGCCTTTTTTGACTGTCCGCCGCTTTTTACCTTCTGGTCTGAGTTAACAGAACACCGGACAGTGAGCGAGATTGCTGAACGCTATGGCTTGAATGAGCCCTCAATCCATCTGTATCTGAGAAAACTGGAATCCATTCAGCTGATTGAGATCAAAGCGAACCGAACTTGTCAGTTATTAGTCCCGAGCCACACGTCTTTTGAAAAAGGGGCCCGGTTTCCCATCTTTTTCACCCGAACGGTGCTGAACCGCCTTCAGGAACGGGTGATTGATCTCCCTGCTGAGGATAACCAGGCTTTTTTGATGACGTTAAAAGCAGAGCTGACGCATGAAGAGTTTTTGGAAGTCATGCACAAGTTAGATGACTGGATGTTCAATAAGCTGCGCGAAAGTCAGGATGTCAGAGCACGGGAAGGCCTGAAAGTTGCCCCTTATACCTTCGGTTTTATGGCGGCTCAGGGAGCTTTTCATGATAAGTTGCCAGACATTCCCAACCTGACTGATGCGGTTCAGTGA
- a CDS encoding MFS transporter: MSKKGLTRRFGIQQCLHWTIVGIMIPVLILIFQSRGLNLMDIGIVMAVWIGSTALLEIPLGGVADTYGRRKTYLISLLVNILGCIVLYFADGLPLILIAAILLGTAKAVYSGTLDAWFYDSFRRQPGQQSFHSAIATIHVFVTLGLAAGSLIGGWLPDVTARSFSVSSTMTALNRYDLNIALVAIASLVLILITRGLIHEERQPAPSPENQQPADAFKTSLQAIKTAFRHAVLRRLMQTSLVFGMVLSGIENYWQPYLSELIHGTGYGVTFFGCLSALYFLMSASSSILSVRLLKILKGSHKTLMFSTRVAAGIAFIALANTTQPISFAMCYLLFFFLFTAGNNSERVLLHEHTETRVRSTMLSISSFMITCGGVLASLLFGMISEHYGISVSWTLGGLLLVASSMLFLFMPEKLEAEVA, from the coding sequence ATGAGCAAAAAAGGACTGACACGCCGATTCGGGATTCAACAATGCCTCCACTGGACGATTGTGGGCATCATGATTCCGGTACTGATACTGATTTTCCAGTCGAGAGGACTGAACCTGATGGATATCGGGATCGTCATGGCGGTCTGGATCGGCAGCACCGCCCTGCTTGAAATCCCTCTGGGCGGCGTCGCAGATACCTACGGGCGCAGGAAAACTTACCTTATCTCGCTGCTGGTCAACATTCTGGGCTGCATCGTGCTGTACTTTGCAGACGGCCTGCCCCTCATTCTGATTGCAGCCATACTGCTGGGAACAGCAAAAGCCGTCTATTCCGGTACGCTTGACGCTTGGTTTTACGACAGCTTCCGGCGCCAACCCGGCCAGCAATCTTTTCATTCCGCGATTGCCACCATTCATGTGTTCGTCACGCTCGGACTGGCGGCTGGCTCCCTGATCGGTGGCTGGCTGCCCGACGTCACCGCCCGCTCGTTTTCAGTGTCATCAACGATGACAGCGCTGAACCGATATGATCTCAATATCGCCCTGGTTGCCATCGCCAGTCTGGTTCTGATATTGATTACGCGGGGATTGATTCATGAAGAAAGACAACCTGCGCCATCACCTGAAAATCAGCAACCTGCAGACGCTTTCAAGACAAGTTTGCAAGCCATCAAAACCGCTTTCCGTCATGCGGTGCTTCGCCGGCTGATGCAGACCTCGCTGGTGTTTGGCATGGTCTTGAGCGGGATTGAAAACTACTGGCAACCTTATCTGTCAGAACTCATCCATGGCACAGGTTATGGGGTCACCTTTTTCGGATGCCTTTCTGCCCTTTACTTTCTGATGTCTGCCAGTTCGTCAATTTTGTCCGTCCGATTACTCAAAATTCTGAAAGGATCCCACAAAACCCTGATGTTCTCGACCCGGGTCGCCGCGGGCATCGCGTTCATTGCCTTAGCCAATACCACACAGCCTATCAGCTTTGCTATGTGTTACCTGCTGTTCTTCTTTCTGTTCACGGCTGGCAATAATTCTGAGCGCGTCTTGCTACATGAACACACAGAAACGCGTGTCCGCTCCACTATGTTGTCCATCAGCTCTTTCATGATCACGTGTGGCGGCGTGCTTGCATCACTGCTTTTCGGGATGATTTCAGAACATTACGGTATTTCTGTCAGTTGGACCCTTGGTGGCCTGCTGCTTGTCGCATCTTCTATGCTGTTTCTCTTCATGCCGGAGAAGCTGGAAGCTGAAGTGGCATGA
- a CDS encoding enoyl-CoA hydratase/isomerase, which yields MIEAYQTIRVRSEGSVCYLQLYRPDAHNTINHKMIHECYEVLALCRERSITVIVLEGLPEVFCLGGDLDSITGSDEERRLHESMPEQLYDLWTFMATGPFITIAHVCGRVNAGGIGFVACCDIVISDPGAQFSLSELLFGLMPACVFPFLTRRTSFQKAHHLTLMTKPISAELAKQWGLVDECESDSLRMLQQYLSRLKKMNKIAISRYKRYISALNDNIQSAKPLALKANKEVFSDQETIQNIRRYLQTGQFPWE from the coding sequence ATGATTGAAGCGTATCAAACAATAAGAGTTCGATCTGAAGGTTCTGTATGCTATCTCCAGTTGTATCGCCCTGACGCTCACAACACGATTAATCACAAGATGATTCATGAATGTTACGAGGTGCTGGCACTTTGTCGAGAACGAAGCATCACTGTTATTGTGCTTGAGGGATTGCCTGAAGTTTTTTGCCTCGGTGGCGATCTGGATTCCATAACCGGGTCGGACGAAGAAAGGAGACTTCATGAATCAATGCCGGAACAGCTCTATGATTTATGGACATTCATGGCGACAGGCCCGTTCATTACCATCGCTCATGTGTGTGGTCGGGTGAACGCGGGCGGAATCGGTTTCGTTGCGTGTTGCGATATTGTTATCTCTGACCCTGGGGCTCAGTTTAGTTTATCTGAACTTCTTTTTGGACTGATGCCCGCCTGTGTTTTCCCATTTCTGACAAGACGAACCTCTTTCCAGAAAGCACATCACCTTACTCTGATGACGAAACCGATTTCAGCAGAGCTGGCTAAGCAGTGGGGTCTGGTTGATGAATGTGAATCGGATAGCTTGCGGATGTTACAACAGTATCTTTCTCGTTTGAAAAAAATGAACAAGATCGCCATCAGTCGTTATAAACGGTATATCAGCGCTTTGAATGATAATATTCAGTCTGCGAAACCTCTGGCCTTAAAAGCCAACAAAGAAGTCTTTAGTGATCAGGAAACGATTCAAAATATCAGGCGCTACCTGCAAACCGGCCAATTTCCATGGGAATAA
- a CDS encoding ACP S-malonyltransferase: MCGQRFTIPATSATRGREPNFLAGHSLGEYNALQAAGVMSFSDGLSLVKRRGELMSKSVGGAMAAIIRLGADEVERCLIENNLTDIDIANYNSPMQTVLSGLIADLEVAQPIFEKAGAMFIPLNTSGAFHSRYMGNARAEFFDFLNQFKFSTPEIPVVSNVSAQPQKPENIHQSLADQITHPVKWTQSIRYLLDQGETELIEIGGGDILTKMVKAIQAGDEKPRRRRNRAIPDMIQKREPESVARNSEALTPNKAVEAWNHRHPIGTRVRVAGYDDIFVTRSIARLLFGIRAVVYMEGYKGYFSLTDVTPEVAHD; encoded by the coding sequence ATATGTGGTCAACGCTTTACTATACCGGCAACATCTGCAACAAGGGGGAGGGAACCGAACTTTCTTGCTGGACACAGTCTGGGAGAATATAACGCCCTTCAGGCTGCCGGAGTGATGAGCTTTTCTGACGGACTTTCCCTGGTTAAAAGAAGAGGGGAGTTGATGAGTAAATCCGTTGGCGGAGCAATGGCCGCTATTATTCGGCTGGGAGCAGATGAAGTTGAACGGTGTCTGATTGAAAACAATCTGACTGATATTGATATCGCGAACTATAACAGCCCGATGCAGACAGTGTTGTCGGGATTGATTGCCGATCTGGAGGTCGCACAACCTATCTTTGAAAAGGCAGGGGCAATGTTTATTCCCCTCAACACCAGTGGCGCATTCCATTCACGCTATATGGGCAATGCCAGAGCTGAGTTCTTCGACTTTCTCAATCAATTTAAATTTTCTACGCCTGAAATCCCAGTTGTTTCCAATGTTTCTGCACAACCGCAAAAGCCGGAAAATATACATCAGTCGCTGGCCGATCAGATCACTCATCCAGTCAAGTGGACACAAAGTATTCGGTATCTTCTGGATCAGGGCGAGACCGAATTGATTGAAATTGGCGGCGGAGACATTTTGACCAAAATGGTGAAGGCAATACAGGCAGGTGACGAAAAGCCGAGGCGGAGGCGTAACAGAGCTATCCCTGACATGATACAAAAACGGGAGCCAGAGTCTGTCGCTCGCAATTCAGAGGCTTTGACGCCGAATAAAGCTGTTGAAGCATGGAATCATCGACATCCGATTGGGACCAGAGTGCGTGTTGCTGGTTATGACGACATATTTGTGACCCGCAGTATCGCCAGGCTACTGTTTGGGATCAGGGCCGTCGTCTATATGGAAGGCTACAAAGGGTATTTTTCTCTGACGGATGTGACGCCAGAGGTCGCCCATGATTGA
- a CDS encoding acyltransferase domain-containing protein: MTTYLFPGQGSQSKGMGKNAFDDFPDLVAQADEILGYSIKKLCLEDPDNQLNNTQYTQPALYVVNALLYRQHLQQGGGNRTFLLDTVWENITPFRLPE, encoded by the coding sequence ATGACCACATACTTATTTCCCGGTCAGGGCTCGCAAAGCAAAGGAATGGGAAAAAACGCTTTTGATGATTTTCCGGACTTGGTTGCGCAAGCCGATGAGATTCTCGGTTATTCCATTAAGAAGCTGTGTCTTGAAGATCCGGACAATCAACTGAATAATACCCAATATACTCAGCCAGCTTTATATGTGGTCAACGCTTTACTATACCGGCAACATCTGCAACAAGGGGGAGGGAACCGAACTTTCTTGCTGGACACAGTCTGGGAGAATATAACGCCCTTCAGGCTGCCGGAGTGA
- a CDS encoding beta-ketoacyl synthase N-terminal-like domain-containing protein: MSVVVTGMGIFSSIAPNITDFLAALKSGRTNFSTQTVVYGSEHMQVVGSFLQDFDFKEQLSSRESIPAALKEKAFNVGRRAPTAIQASILSAMDAWLQAGLSEHVAEADRVSVVVAGNNLTNDYIAQLHQTYEDSPEYLPPRFILHSMDTDQVGTLSEVFSIRGEGLTTGGASASGNVALIKAFQLIRSGESDVALVVGPVSELSPMLFQGFEKIAALGGTGGIGNPALACRPFDSGHEGFIPGQSSACLILESQQSAQARGIPPLATMLMGKICLDANRQANPSMEGQIRVMKETLRWAGIDARKVNYINAHGTSTPLGDKTELCSIKAIFGSGDESPWINSTKGVTGHCLYSAGVVEAISTILQMQNGFIHPNLNLVNPVDGDCMLAGPQSEPAQIHYSLSNSFGFGGINTSVIFAGPEVNGTLSSTLGKGIGR; the protein is encoded by the coding sequence ATGTCTGTTGTGGTAACAGGAATGGGGATATTTTCGAGTATTGCCCCCAACATTACAGATTTCTTGGCGGCGCTAAAATCAGGCCGCACAAACTTTTCCACTCAGACGGTTGTTTACGGATCCGAACACATGCAAGTCGTCGGTTCTTTTTTGCAAGATTTTGACTTCAAAGAGCAACTGAGTTCTCGGGAGTCGATTCCAGCCGCATTGAAAGAGAAAGCGTTCAATGTCGGCCGGAGGGCTCCAACCGCCATTCAAGCATCCATTTTGTCAGCAATGGATGCTTGGTTGCAGGCTGGGTTATCGGAGCATGTCGCAGAAGCAGACAGGGTGAGTGTTGTTGTTGCTGGGAACAATTTGACTAACGACTACATAGCCCAATTGCATCAAACCTATGAGGATTCCCCTGAATATCTGCCGCCACGCTTCATCCTCCATTCAATGGATACCGATCAGGTCGGGACTTTAAGCGAAGTTTTTTCAATTAGGGGTGAAGGACTGACGACAGGTGGTGCCTCGGCCAGTGGCAACGTAGCACTCATTAAGGCGTTTCAGCTCATTCGGTCAGGGGAGTCAGATGTCGCATTGGTGGTAGGTCCGGTATCGGAACTATCCCCGATGCTCTTTCAGGGTTTCGAAAAGATCGCCGCATTAGGTGGAACTGGTGGTATCGGAAATCCGGCACTTGCCTGCCGGCCTTTTGACAGCGGACATGAAGGTTTTATACCGGGGCAGAGCAGCGCTTGTCTTATTCTTGAAAGCCAGCAAAGCGCTCAGGCTCGGGGAATACCGCCATTGGCGACCATGCTGATGGGCAAAATCTGCCTTGACGCCAACCGACAGGCAAATCCGTCGATGGAAGGCCAGATCCGTGTCATGAAAGAGACACTGCGTTGGGCTGGAATAGATGCACGAAAGGTTAACTATATTAATGCCCACGGCACTTCCACTCCGCTTGGCGACAAAACGGAGCTGTGTTCAATCAAAGCTATCTTTGGCTCAGGCGACGAAAGTCCATGGATCAATTCCACCAAAGGGGTGACGGGACACTGCCTGTATAGCGCGGGTGTTGTGGAGGCCATCAGCACAATCCTGCAGATGCAGAACGGGTTTATTCATCCCAATCTTAACTTAGTTAACCCAGTAGATGGCGACTGCATGCTGGCTGGCCCTCAATCTGAACCGGCTCAAATTCATTATTCATTGAGCAACTCTTTTGGATTCGGCGGTATCAACACATCTGTGATTTTTGCCGGGCCTGAAGTTAACGGAACGCTATCATCTACATTAGGAAAAGGAATCGGACGATGA
- a CDS encoding acyl carrier protein → MDKSAIFDVIINNIEEILPQIPREQIRLDGSLVELGANSIDRMEVVTFSMEDLGIKVPLQSLAKIDNLAGLVDLFHKHLHESA, encoded by the coding sequence ATGGATAAGAGCGCAATTTTTGATGTCATCATAAACAATATTGAAGAGATTTTGCCGCAAATTCCCCGCGAACAGATTCGCTTGGATGGCAGTCTTGTAGAGCTTGGCGCCAACTCTATCGACCGGATGGAAGTTGTTACTTTTTCAATGGAAGATCTTGGAATCAAGGTCCCTCTGCAATCATTAGCCAAAATCGACAATCTTGCTGGCTTGGTAGATCTGTTTCACAAGCATTTGCACGAATCAGCCTAA
- a CDS encoding thioesterase family protein: MYYYDLSPRYSETDAMGHINNTVLPVWFEKARDPIFELFMPGRDLSKANLITVKYEIEFSNEIRYENDVQISTGIKKIGNSSLTVVQRLVQNDVLCAIGQTTIVHFDYKTKKPGPIPETIRQQLEAHILSLKSPRI, from the coding sequence ATGTATTACTACGATTTATCCCCGAGATATTCGGAAACCGATGCCATGGGGCATATTAATAACACGGTTCTTCCTGTGTGGTTTGAGAAGGCCAGGGATCCGATATTTGAATTGTTTATGCCAGGGCGAGATTTATCCAAGGCTAATTTGATTACAGTGAAATATGAGATCGAGTTTAGCAATGAGATACGTTATGAAAATGATGTGCAGATTTCGACAGGCATCAAGAAGATTGGAAATTCATCTCTCACAGTTGTACAGAGGCTAGTACAAAACGATGTGCTGTGTGCAATTGGCCAGACGACCATTGTTCATTTTGATTACAAGACAAAGAAACCGGGACCCATACCCGAGACCATACGCCAACAACTCGAAGCACATATTCTATCGTTGAAGTCACCACGAATTTAA
- a CDS encoding hydroxymethylglutaryl-CoA synthase family protein: MRVGIEAINLYAGVACMDVLTIFKHRELQIDRFDNLMMNKKSVGLPNEDAVTCAVNAAVKLISSMALEDKDRIEMVITSTESGVDFGKSISTYIHDYLKLNSACRVFEVKQACYGGTAALQQAVNYVASGVSPGGKVLVIATDIARHANLNYAEPTQSIGAVAMLVSDNPQILEIDFGAIGQHSYEVMDTCRPETELETGNPDLSLLSYLDCLENCYKRYEEKVENSDFRHTFDYLAFHTPFCGMVKGAHRKVMRSLYRTKPNEIDIDFTERVKPSLSYCQDVGNVYSATLYFALCGIIDNADFDDEKRVGMFSYGSGCSSEFFSGVILPFAKEKLAEMKIKERLEQRYPLSTEEYELLLKLNSEWTFGIKDRFVDLTPFKNIYEKTMAGKGLLALVGIEDYHRKYQWT; this comes from the coding sequence ATGAGAGTAGGTATTGAGGCAATCAATCTTTATGCCGGTGTCGCCTGCATGGACGTTTTAACGATTTTTAAGCATAGAGAGCTGCAAATCGATCGATTTGACAATCTCATGATGAATAAGAAATCAGTTGGCTTGCCGAATGAAGATGCGGTCACTTGTGCCGTGAATGCCGCTGTAAAACTGATTAGCAGTATGGCGCTGGAAGATAAGGACCGGATCGAGATGGTTATTACCTCGACTGAATCCGGCGTGGATTTTGGGAAATCAATCAGTACGTACATCCATGACTATTTAAAGCTGAACAGTGCTTGCCGGGTATTTGAAGTAAAGCAAGCCTGTTATGGAGGGACGGCCGCACTGCAGCAAGCCGTTAACTATGTGGCGTCCGGAGTGTCACCCGGAGGTAAGGTGTTGGTGATTGCAACCGATATCGCACGCCATGCAAACCTGAACTACGCGGAGCCGACACAATCGATCGGTGCAGTTGCCATGCTGGTAAGCGATAATCCGCAAATACTGGAAATAGATTTTGGTGCAATAGGCCAGCACAGCTATGAAGTCATGGATACATGTCGGCCGGAGACGGAACTGGAAACGGGAAATCCTGACTTGTCTTTACTTTCTTATCTTGATTGTCTGGAAAATTGTTACAAGCGATATGAAGAGAAAGTAGAAAATTCTGATTTTCGCCATACCTTTGACTATTTGGCGTTTCACACACCATTTTGCGGGATGGTCAAAGGCGCTCATCGGAAAGTGATGCGTTCCCTTTATCGTACCAAACCCAATGAGATAGACATTGACTTTACCGAGCGGGTCAAACCTTCACTGAGCTATTGCCAGGATGTCGGTAATGTCTATTCTGCCACTTTGTATTTTGCCTTATGTGGCATCATCGATAATGCTGACTTTGACGATGAAAAACGCGTCGGCATGTTTTCATACGGCTCGGGATGTTCTTCGGAGTTTTTTAGTGGCGTTATCCTACCTTTTGCAAAGGAAAAACTCGCTGAAATGAAAATAAAGGAACGTCTTGAGCAGCGATACCCCCTGAGTACGGAAGAATATGAGTTATTGCTGAAACTGAATTCGGAATGGACGTTTGGTATCAAAGATCGATTCGTTGATCTTACACCGTTTAAGAACATTTATGAGAAAACGATGGCGGGCAAAGGCTTATTAGCCCTTGTTGGTATTGAAGACTACCATCGCAAATACCAGTGGACTTGA